The genome window GTCAGGGTTGCGTACAAGTTTGCAATTTTTTGGTGATTTTTTATAACCATTTGAGAATGTTACTATTAAGTCACCGTTTGACAAGAATTTTTGCCTTATCAAATGTGAGAACTGTGGATTTTTCTCCAAATTTGGCAGCATAGTATTATTACTCAACGTTAAATTTTTCCTGCCCGGTCAGGAGCCATTGAATGACTGAAAAACGTCCTCATCTTAACATTATCGATTCCCGCTTTCTTGAACTGGACGCATTACGCGGTCTGGCGGCAGTGCTGGTTGTCCTTTTTCATTTCACGATCAATTCCAACAGCTTATTGCTGGGATGGGAATTCCGATATGGCGTCACGGGCGTTGATATATTTTTCATTATCAGCGGATTTGTCATTTTCCTTACCATTTCAAGAGTAAAAAAATGGCCTGATTTCGTCGTTTCCAGGTTCGCGAGGCTATATCCCGCATTCTGGTGTTGCCTTTTGATAACAACAATGGCCATGATGCTTATTGAACCAGAGGCAGTTTCCCTTCAAAAGCTTCTGGCAAATACGACGATGATGCCGATCTTTTTTAACCAGGAGAATATGGACCAGTCTTACTGGACATTATTGGTTGAGCTTATATTCTATTTCTGGATCCTGGTGTTACTGGTTACCGGAAATATCAAAAACATTGTGAGTGCGGGCTTTATTTTTACCGTTTTCATTATCCTTTTCCATGCTTTTTCGCCGCTATATACAGGTTTTCATGAGTTTGCAACCCGGAAGATCGAACTGCTCAACCACTTCCCGCTTTTCTTTTCCGGCATTCTTTTTTACCTCATCAGAAATGGAAACCATGTCAAGAAAAACTCACTGTTAATTGGGTTTTGTCTCTTCGCCGCGTGTTATCTGCATAATCAGGGCGGCCGTTCACAGTATCATGTGACTCCTTATGAACATTATGCGATCCTGACTTTTTTCCACATTGTTTTTGCGCTGGCGATATTTGGCAAGCTGAAATTTCTAAACACAGCGCCCCTTCTCTTTTTGGGTAAAATCTCCTATTGCCTGTATCTGATCCATCAGTATGTGGGTTTGCGTTTGCTGGCAATGCTTACCGATGTCTGGCAGGTGAACATTTACCCGGCCCTGCTCATGACCATGGCCGTGGTTACCTTAGCCGCCTGGCTGATCAACAAATTTGTTGAAATTCCGGCCAATCATTTAATACGTAACTGGTACAAAAACCGGAATCAGAAAGGTTCACATGCCCGCTCCCGGGAAATTGCCATACAATAGTTTCCCGTTCTTACTTACTTTTGCAGCCTAACCACGCATATTTGAATATTATTTTCAAATCATGTGTTATCATGTGCACTATACTGATTTTTAATGGCCAAAAGTGAACCCACTCCTGAACAACCATCGCCATTCGCGGTGCGAAAAATAAGCTGGCAAGGGCTTAAAACGACGCTTGACCTGCTCAGATATTTGAGGCCGTACAGGCTCACATTCTTTATCGGGCTCATTTTTCTTGTGCTATCCACCGCCACTTCACTGGCTTTCCCGAAGCTGGTAGGAAGCATTATTGAAGTGATTGAGGGCAAATCGCCCTACACCATTAACCAGATC of Dyadobacter chenhuakuii contains these proteins:
- a CDS encoding acyltransferase family protein; translated protein: MTEKRPHLNIIDSRFLELDALRGLAAVLVVLFHFTINSNSLLLGWEFRYGVTGVDIFFIISGFVIFLTISRVKKWPDFVVSRFARLYPAFWCCLLITTMAMMLIEPEAVSLQKLLANTTMMPIFFNQENMDQSYWTLLVELIFYFWILVLLVTGNIKNIVSAGFIFTVFIILFHAFSPLYTGFHEFATRKIELLNHFPLFFSGILFYLIRNGNHVKKNSLLIGFCLFAACYLHNQGGRSQYHVTPYEHYAILTFFHIVFALAIFGKLKFLNTAPLLFLGKISYCLYLIHQYVGLRLLAMLTDVWQVNIYPALLMTMAVVTLAAWLINKFVEIPANHLIRNWYKNRNQKGSHARSREIAIQ